The following DNA comes from Magnolia sinica isolate HGM2019 chromosome 18, MsV1, whole genome shotgun sequence.
ACTCCTAGAGAATAAAACACCCCATGACTGATGAATAGTGGGGATGATATGCTAAGCTAAGATAAATAGCATTGTGTTGGTTGATAGTTGATTAGTTTTGAATTTGATCTTGGATACTTTCTTTGAATATGGATCTACCATTTATAGCCCTCGTGGATAAAGTGTGAAGATAACCGATTGTCCACGGGATGCCTTTTTGTGTTACTAGCTGCAAATGAGTggttacctttttttttcttgattgtgTTTTACCTTTGCCAAATGTGCAGAATGTGATCTAGTGCTGACGTATCCCTAATAGTTACTCGTGCCTATCAAGAAATTGCATAAACATTAAGGCTCTCTGAAGATATGACTTATCTCTCGTATTTCCAATGCATGCTAAAAAAGATATCGCATATGTCACATGGCTCCTTTTATACCatcgatttggttctaccagaTTTTGGTACAAATAGATTGAAAGAGATAACTTTAAAGGGTAGGAGAGATGAATTTTTTGTGTTTACGGTTCTCATAAACTCCACACTGTATATATGTAATTTGAATAGGTGCTGAGAATGCCTGAGAAAATACCTAGAAGAGGAACTTATATATTAGCAAGAGACACTAGTATGTTTTATTATTTAAACCAAGCACATTGTTGTAATTTAATTGCAATGGTGGAATTATAATCAAATTGATCAGCACCCTGCAACATCGTCTTACCCAACCGCCATCTCAAATGCCACTAGGAATTGCAAACCGCCAACCATTAACCGAGCCTTTCTTTCCAACCATACTGAATTGCAAGTTAAGTGTAGGTAGATCCTAGGCTAATAGAATTGGCAAGAATCTAAGACCAATAAATTCTAAGGCTCCTTGTAACGATGCAAAGGTGCTTAAGAAGTTCACTGCTTATACCGCACGGATGTACAAACGATGCCTCATTAAGCTCCAAGGCTTGTAACTTCAATCTTTGATCAACTCTCTCTCCTCTAGCCACTAATCCTTcgaatattaaaaatatatacttTCAAATTATGGAAGGAAGCTTTTTTAGAATATCTAAATTTtggtagaaaaaaaaatgaaaaacacgAGCTCAAattactttataattttgaaaataTCCAACATCTAACATGTCTGATTATAGGGTTGGGCTTCATGTGCCATGAGTCCAATTATTTGGACGCTTTAGATTTGGATGTATGTATACACTTAAGAATCACATACTTTGCCACCATGGGAAGGAGAGATATTACTGTGTAGGCATGAAAGCTAAAAAATGAGTAGAAATGAGAAAATGGAACATTTATAACTAAGAAATGTACGGGGTCCACGTCATCAGTGTGTGTATTTTGAGGGCGAATGAATTGTACCCCAGGTTCACAGTAATGTGGGCTTCTCCTGTGCACCAATTATTTACACCCAATTCCAATGCCATAATGTATAACAAAGGAAAGATGCCAGATGTTGTTAGTACAAGCTTGGTACTCAAGGAAATCCAACTCCCGTTCAAAGATATCTTCAATTAATCTTCCTTCTACCATACGTATTCCATTATAAATGTGCTGGCGGAACCTTACGCATGCCTTTTAAGGGTGTGAATCAACACATGCCACTTAGCCATGATAAACAAGTCAATTAACAAGGTAACGTGCTCGACATGTTTATAAAAGACCTACCAAGAAAACGTATCATATCACAGATTTGGTTATGATACACTCGGTGAGGTCGTCTCTCATTATCCTTCTAAAATGAGAGATCTTTCCATAAATGTTCGTAGAATTTGCAACGTCAAAAAATGTTCCAAATattcaaaaatcaaattcatatctAAGAAAATccagctatttttttttttccaaatcaggAGAAAGCGAACATCAAGCGAATTTGTTTCAATTCTGTACAACAATTGGaattaagagaatgagagagCTCAATCAAAGATTTGATCCTACCCATTTGACAAGAGATTAGTATCATGTGGCCCCACTCCATCTTATCCCTTCAATACTCCAAACCATCAGGGAGCAAGTGTTCAAATGTAGGAGGTGGGCTATCAGATGAGTGGCCATGATCAATTTGAGGTCCAAGATCGGTGATCACCTGATTGATCCCAATTTCGATTAGTAGGCCACAAACATCTCCCATGAAGGGATCAATAACGAGAAGAAAATCCGAGAAGCTAATAATCTTAGATCTATCTGGAATCCTTCATTTTGAAATGCATGCCATAAACGATGAGGATCCAAGATCAACAAGAAAACCCAGCCAAGTTTTAGCCGTATCAACAAATTATAAACATTTATCTACTTTTCAACTTATTGTTTTTTATCTTAACATAGTTTAGCTTTGCTCAGCCTAGATCACTATTATTCAACATCCACCACTATAGTACTAtagaattatatatattaaatgtcTACAACTCTAAGTTATTAGATTCTGATAAATTGAGTTCTTATTTAGGCAATCATAACTATCGGGTCGAATCTTGTTGACCATTCACCTAGATCATCTATTCCGACAGATGCATTAGGTATTTATCTCTAGTTTGTTTATTTCTCTAGGTTATTTTTAAATACTTTGTCGATTGTAATGGATCATATATTCAATCAATGAATTCAacattattcatccatttttatttatCTGTCCATCTTCTTTCTTTTAAGAAGTGTATTGTGATTGAACTGGTAAAGAGCAAGTCATTATATACAaagcaaaaagaatgcattcagAATAGCTAACTTTTACCATTTCACAAGTCATCTGATTGTTGATCACAACTGGTGGTTGAGAGGATAGCTAAATCTTGTGTCTAGTCTCTAAACAATATGACTCAACGTAGAGAACACTAGCGGTTTAATCAAACATTGAGTTAAGTAAACTTTAGCACGCCTGCACATCATAATCAGACATACAATTTGAATACTGACCCTCTATCACACATATGgcctcatgtttgattgaattgacatAACACCTACAATGTACCTCAACCTAATGTGAATGGTGTAGCATGACCCATTGAAATGCGCCTGTCACATACAAGCCCATGGTGAAGAggactttgaatcattattcaaAGTTTGGCAAGCACAAGCACtagtactcttttttttttttctttcttttttttttttattattattattggaccGTGTCTTGGAAACCCCTCTAACCTGGGGCTGGAAGGATTTCATGTCCATTGTAAGCCCCTTACATGAAGATTAATTAGAGGCATCCCAAAAACAGATGATCAAACAATCATGACCTCTTAGACCCCTTATTAGTTGACCTTTGTTTGTTGATTTGGGAGCCTCCCATTATTTTAGAGTGAATGGTGAGTCCTGAAATTTGATACATCGGTTGAGATTTGACATACATGCCATACCCGAGCTCTGTGAAGCCCAGTATAATGTATGTTTAAAATCCACCCTTTAAATTATCATGTGAGAAACCTCGTGTTCACTCTAATAAACAAAAATCAACACGATCCCAAACTCGGGTGGGCCAACCCATGTGAACCATCTAAACTCACGCAGTGTGGCCTACCCGAATTCTTTAGATATTTTTTATCCTGTTCGATCACACCTGATTAACGTGTTGGGTGGAATATAAACAACACCACGGCCCCCTGGAAGGTTTCTATGATTAGCATTTTCGTCCTTACGTTtccctgtcgtgtggtccacctcagtgtTGGACAGATATGACTATTGAACTCCAGCCCTAACATGAGGTGtctcaactgatggacggagtggatttcacacggaCACTGTGATCAGCCCACATTGCTCGGGTGTTGCAAGCTCTTCGGCCATTGATAGGCCATTTCCGGAATGAATCCAGAGATCCTCTGGATTGCCACAAATAGAAAATTCAACCTTTCTtggctcaccgtaatgtttacttgtcatccaaactgttaataaagACACTCAGACCTGTgcgaagggaaatcacaaatatcagactGTTCCAAAAATCcatgaagtttctaatggtcggcgttcaatcaccactgtttcttgtgatgtggtacaTTTCAGCTTCGAATCTacttcatatttatttttttgttcctgccctaaaatgagagggtaaaaacagatggatggcatggatgtaaaacatatacgAGGCCATGGGTGGTGGGTATTGGGTAATCTAATCCCGATCACTTGTATTTCGGTACACTGAGTTGAATCTTCAAGGTATAAAAATATAAGATTAATTGAGTCTTGAGTTACCGAGTCACTCTGAGTCTGTCTTAGCGACCATGTGGCAGGCCTCGATGGGGTTTTACTAGGGGTGGCAGTGGGTCCGATCGATCCGTTGGTCAATTAGCCCGGCTTGTTTTTGTCAAAGGCAacttattaaaatttaaaattctcaATTTAGTCTATGTCACGTAAAAAAAAGGTAAATTAATGGCCAATGAGGAAGTAGAGAAAACATCCTACATACTCGGACGTGTGTGAGAGAGTTGTCTACTAGGTGGACCCCGCACATGTGATTGTGTACAAGGAAGGGAAGAAGTAAGGAGAGAGATCTCCATCtctattctcttctctttttttctttttcttttttcctcctttcatctctctctctctctctctctctctctctctaaggtgGTGAAATCCCCTCAATCACTCTTTCTCTACGATAAGATCAATATATAGGAAGCAGTCAAAGGTTTTAATGTAAGACACCGAGTATGGTGCTCCATCATCTTAAATTTTTTGATATATACCTTATTTAAAGTCTATCATCTGCCTATTCATGTACTCATATTGACCTTAATTAATATTTCCACTATCACAATCACCATCATTGGCCCAATGTACCATATAAGCCTAAGTGATGGTCAATATATAATCTTATCCATTAGATTTCCatcaattttgattttaaaaaatcaacagttaaaattgAATTTCAACACTTGAAAAACCTTTGTTAATCATTATAAAATATTACATGTGCTGACCAACTTAGAAAATGTTTGATGAATAGTCTAAACTAAAATATCCGTCCAAATAAATGCCTTGGTTAATCAATAAGATCCTATATCGAACCCTGTTGCTCACACAAGCACCACCCACATATCAACCACGAATGTAACATCATAAAAGCGAGTTAAAGCACTAGTTCATACTCAACCCAAGCTAGTCCGGGCACAATGGGTCTCTAGTCTAGAGGCTTGAACTGATCTAGTAATGTAAGTATTCTTTTGGAACACTTAACACTCCTATGTGAGGTAGGGTTGCAGCATACCGACCCATCATTGTTCTTGATATATAGGGAAGACCTTTCATTCTGATTTGTCATTATCCCTTCGTGCAGGATGGCTACATCAAGGGTAAATAATCACAGGTTCATCCTACAACCTGGTCATGGTGTAACAGGTTATTGTAGTCCATGGTCCAAAGCTCTCCCCTAACATGTGTTAATTGGGTTTAATATCAAGTTCCCAAGCACAACTAGAGAAACGCCTTTCATTAACCCATACAAAAATCACATTATGGCAAGTTCCACATACATTATTGAGGAAAATGAATGAAACAACGAATATGGGCAAGCAAAATGGGTAGAAGGTCACGCTCGGGCAAGAAATCTTTCTCGTTTAAGTAAATGAATCAGGCTTGGGTTGAGCCCTACCCGACTAGACCCACCCATATAGGTTATCAATAGGTTAGCTAGACAACCCGACCAAATCTAACCCACAAcctgaaataaaataaagaagaaaagtataCATGAATATTATCGTAGAAGTGTTTGCAGATTCCCACATTAATAATAGAGTATTTGCAAATACCCACATAAAAACATATAGTTTGCAAATAACCTAATTGTTAATGCGTTGTTATTGCAATAGCCAAATTTTGTTAGTTTTTCATAACTTTTGTTACCAAACAGACAAAAAAGCCCATATGGAACATGTAACAAAATTCTCCCATGAAAAGACTATGCATTAAGATAAACCTTTTTAATTCACCTTCATATGGAATATACCACAAAATAATTTTAATTGAGCTTTTCcttagttagagagagagagggggggagggaGGTTTTAGATAAGAGTAATTTTGTCATAATTTTAAGATACGCCAAAAGTTTAACAGTCGTTAGAAAAACTAACCAAAAATTAGTTATTTGCAATTGTATTATTCTTATGTGATTATTTCTAAATGTCGTATATCTTGATAGTTATTTGCAAAACCCTTTTTTTAAACGTGTGCATGTATCCAATGTCTGAGGGCTAGGTTGTGCACAGCCTCAGTTAAATATTCCATTGTTAAACCAGAGAGTTAGGTCATGGCAGGTTAAGTCAGGTCACTGGAGTCCAACACATTTACATTCAAATGGATCAGGTCAGGTCAGTTTGATGAAGGTCATAGAATAATGGATCATGGGTTAGGTTTGGCAAGAATTCTTGACCCATTTAGCAAATGGGTCAGGCTTGGAGTGGCCCTGACCCTTGCCTCCCCTACGGTTAACCCACGCTAGAAAGTACACCAACCTAGCTGCTAATGTGGCCTGAAATAGAGGGTTAATAAAATATGAAATGCCAAAAGTGTAGATTCAAAATGAAAGTGCCTGTCAATCAGGTAAGAGTGTTTTTCGAGTGGCTTTTAGCATTGGCCATTCACTGCAGGACCCACCAGGGATGGTCTGTATTCACAGGCCTAACCAACCGCTTCTATTTTAGAGCAGCAACATGCCATTGTGTACTGAACTTGGGATCTTGACACCAATCCAACACACAAGAAAGAAGTGCCGATGACTTGGGAACTACTCCCTTAAGGTTAGGAATTCGCTTACCAAGAGACAAAAGAGGACTCACTCTCACCCAAGAATCCAAACATCTcacaaagaattttttttattttttatttttttaaaaaaaaccaccAATCCAAGGCTGCTTCAGATCTCCTCACCGAAGTAACTAAATAGGCAGCCTGAACTCTATCCCAGGAGGGTCACTGGACACAGCATTCCTTCCATACCAAATATATGTGGATCTAAGCATGTTGAAAACTATTGGCATTTGAGTGTCCAAATTTTAGTAACAGATTTCTGCAAATAGGCATATTCCCAAAATTCTCCATAAAATAAAACACCATGAACAAGGGAAGAGGTTTGTTAAAATACATCCCTGGCCTTTAGATCCAGGGTCATCTTTTAGAACGGTTTATATGATGGCCCTCACTCTTGGACTGAAATATTTCAACAACTAGAtcatttgattctttttcttttgaatatggaTGGCCTCCTTAACATTTTAAATAATCAAAAGGTTGAAATGTatcaatttgttttttttttttttggttacccCCTATTCACAGTGAGACACatgatataaacggtttggatcatttaaatGGATCCTGATCAAATGGATGGAACCCCAACGTACTGCAGTACAttgggatgtattctagcaaacatcAGGAGGGGTATGAAACCAGTGTTGCCAGTGCCAAAACAATTCACTCTGTATCCTTTTCTCACTACCGACTCAGGCTCTGCTAAACTTTACAAAAAGAAGAGAACATACACGGTTGCATGATTAGGTCCCTAGATGCACAATTCCGCCTCTGATGATGGTCACTGCAGCATCACCTACATTGACATCCAGCATAGATGTGTTGTTTTCGACCCTCATGGCTGGAGTAGTTTCCATACTCGTAGAGTCATTCCCGTGAGGAAATGACTTTGCAGGGACTATCTCATCTATGTTTGTCTCCATCAGTTTGCGCTGCTTTCGGGTCGTTTGATGTCCAAAATTGAAATCCCTGGAAGAGCTAACCAAAGAAGGATCTTTCATCACATTCCTTAGACCCCCAGATGCCAAATCCTTTGAAGCATGCAGCTGTTGCAACCGATAATCAGTTTCTGGCCGGCGACAAACTTTTCTTAGAggcactatttcctgtggttaaAGGAAAGAGAAAATCCTAAATTAATCACACAATTTGCTCAAGAATATAAGGCCACCAGTCCTTAAATTGACACAAGCCACCACAACAACTAAACCATAGATAttgtgatgcagggacatgtgataacctaatcctagatgcatgtataattaggttaaagaatgttcaaataaatacaccaattaactaactgttTCCAGTCAAAGGGATTATGTAAACTTCAAAACAAAGATAAGGTCATCCTGTCAGGATAATGCCTATAAGCATAAAATCGCATAAACGGTAAAAAGGGAAGACCTGGGGATAtgagaatattccagatttagcaTAAGTCAGTACATAGtgaagtttggatctgattctacagactaaccatcactctttttccattcaaactagaaatgagatatccagagaggaacgaaatAGGCGGAGAATGAAAGGTTCAAGATTAAAAAAGTACAGGTCATTTTGTcgacaaaagaaaaggaggaggatgattcttaccttttcctacatctcgaagatctagaaaaaaggaaacctgaaatcggggtggaatcctcaacaacCAAGGGCtaatcctaaaaccctaatctcttgaataaagaggatgAAAAAAGAcgaaaaaagtaaaagtgcactaaagcccctaaaaacaataataataacacaaaaataaaataaaataaaaataaaaataaagaaagtgtaaTAAAGCCcttaaaataaggaaaagaacaaaagcgcataaaactaaaacaccggtgtggtagggtgtgaaatccgacctatggatctatggtcagggtgctgtcatgccgctcctgcacttgTAGCGggtcagaaaatgggtccgataAACCCAATGTCCATCCATATTAACTCCTCCACTCCGATACTCTGTCGGCgatgcctcctcctctggtacactctaaatggtgcaccactgatgtttGCATCATATTGGCACCCAACTTCACTTGCATAAGGGCCCATTTTGACACAATTGTACAAAAGGAGGTTCCACAAAAGGGGGATTTTGGTGCCCATTTTGTCATGTGGGATATTGAAACAGGGGTTCACAAAGTGCTCCAAACACACATTAAGTGGGAGgctgaatccaaacaggccatagATGACTCAAAATAAAAGAAAGTGGAGTTTCTAAATAACATGAGGAAAAACAATGCAGGATATGTACTCTTTGGGCAACCATTCGAGAATCCAATTTATAAACACAATTAAGATCAGGTAGtatatttgtatatccatgcctccAGGGGCACGGTTTGCTTCAAAATGGAAGGAAAACAGTAATTAGCAGATGGTTAATACCTCAGATTGATCATGATCATAACGAACTAAAAACCTGCAACGGCATCCCCGTACATCATGCCTCCGTCTTTGTGCATCAAGGACATGGGCATCAAAGTAAAGAGCCTGCTCTTTACCTTCCTATAAATTTTGAGAGGAGGCATATTGTCATACCAAGCAGGGCGTATGGCTAGAGAGCTTATCAAAATGACATATTGGAATGCTATGTTAGAATCGAATGCATATAAAAGGCAGCACCTGAAAACAGAGTACAAGATCCCCAGGAAGAACTGCAACACATTCTGCAGCTTCACATGGAAGTGACCGCTGTCTCACACACTTGCGCACATTAATCCACTCATCCTCCTCTGCGCCAAACCCTGAAAACTGAACCCGAACTTCCTGAAATGAACAGAATGTGTCATGTGAAAGAATGTGGTAAATAAATTGAATTCATCATTTCCTATGTACAAAAGCACACCAATGTATGTTTTCTGTTGTATCCTGTTACTCTGCCCATTACTGAGTTGAGGTGCTAGCACCGTATACAAGATGAACAAAACTGTGTTTTTGCTACAAAAATTCTTAGTTTCAATAATAAAGAAAAACTTCCATCCTAAATGAACCAATCTATGTTGGATTAAATTTGATATCCTCGAATGTCTAATATCAAATGAGTCTTAACTTTGTTCACTCACAAAGTGTCAGGAGCTTCAAGAGCCATTACAAAGGTCGAGAACTTGTTCAAAGAAGGCATCAGATATGATGTCGGAAACGGCTCTAGAATCCATTTTTTAGGACATTCAGTGCTTGTATGATCATATCACACTTAATCAATTTTAAAACTTTTATAGGTGGTCGACTGAGAAGGCCATAAGAGTGGATCATTGTTTCATAAGAGAGGGAGAGCCATATGGAACTTCCATGTCAGAGGAAAGCCTGTGTGATGATGAGATAAAGAGTTTCATGCCTACCTCCTGTTATTGGAAAGAGTTTTCATCCCGAGTGCAGAAATGAATAAAATAATTTGGAAGAATAGAAGCTCTCCAGTGTTATTGGATCTGTTGGGTGGCAGGAATACAAAATCCTAACCTTGGATCATCTTCAAAATAGGTAAAGAATCACTGTGAATGGCTACTTCACGTGTTTACAAGCAAAGGCATCTGTAAGCCATCTATTAATTCATTCCCCATTGTGCTGAGGGATTGGTAGTTTATTCTTAGTATGTTTGAGGTGATATGCATGACGTCCTATCCACGGATAAGCTCCTGGAAGCATGGAATTTCGGGTTCAAACATGGATTTAAGTAGGGGTTTCAGAGTGCGACTCAGCAGGGGACCCAAACCGATAGGACTCACCCCATACAGTTCATTTCACTCCTGTATTAGTCTGGCGACTCATTTCATTTTGGACTAAAACTGATACAACTCAGATGATACTGTGTCATATCAGACGATATTTAATACCATAGGTTCGAATCTGAAAAGGGCAAAATTCTCTAGCATCTGCTTCTTCTTGCGGTATGGTGGTCAGCATGGAAGGAGCAGAACTGAGCATTCAGAAACAAACCAGAAAGCGTCACTTGAGTGGAAGAAAGGgccatggttttaaatatcattGACAAGATTCCACATTACCTGATTCATATCATTTTTGGTGGGAACCAATCCGACCACTTTGTGTAACACAGCTCGATCTTCACTCGGTCCAACTCAATTTTGAATCAGGACAGTTGAGTTGCTAGGGGCAAGTCAGGCCAGTATGGACCAAATCAGACCAACATGGACCAGTggctttttcccttttctttttttttttttttttctttttttttttttccaggaaaCTTAGACTGGTATCAAACCAAGACGTATCGCCAGTTGCAATCCAAAACCGAGTTTAAAACCTTGGATAGGGCCCAAGACAGATCTCTCTTGGGCCTTGGCATGTCAGGAATTCAAGGAAATCCTTTGTGATGCTTTCAAAAGCTGTTAGATGGAGGTTATTGAGGACATTTGATGCCCTTCTATAGCTTGCATGGTCTTGCTTCCTCCTACAAGTTGTCTATGTAAGCTCGAAGGAAAACCTAGGTCTGACGGGGATAGGGGAATCATTAGGGATGACCAAGGGAGATTGCGGATGCAAAGTGACTCCGCTGACTCCATTAACTGCACTGTCTCCATGGAAGTTATCCTTATCCGCCACCAATAATGTAAGACTATCAATGGAGATGTCAAGATGCATGGAGAA
Coding sequences within:
- the LOC131233196 gene encoding protein SAWADEE HOMEODOMAIN HOMOLOG 2-like yields the protein MGRPPHGGGPAFRFTPTEVVEMEACLQEVNNAIPARETICSLAEKFSASADRAGKIVVQPKQVWNWFQNRRYALRAKLIKAPGKLSISTIRDDSVPLRNAPISVPSGRHALDKTQMEFEAKSARDGAWYDVSTFISHRMFETGDPEVRVQFSGFGAEEDEWINVRKCVRQRSLPCEAAECVAVLPGDLVLCFQEGKEQALYFDAHVLDAQRRRHDVRGCRCRFLVRYDHDQSEEIVPLRKVCRRPETDYRLQQLHASKDLASGGLRNVMKDPSLVSSSRDFNFGHQTTRKQRKLMETNIDEIVPAKSFPHGNDSTSMETTPAMRVENNTSMLDVNVGDAAVTIIRGGIVHLGT